A single region of the Sandaracinaceae bacterium genome encodes:
- a CDS encoding serine/threonine protein kinase, producing MERFVRCRHCNLPHVASVLRCPFTGDVVDPQTRLPAGVTWKPSRDDLTGTLLEERYLLGKRIGDGAMGSVYRSEHVHLGTTVAVKVLHSRFESGSAAETRFLREGQSAGRIEHPNVVRIFDVGRLPDGAPYIVMEHLTGQELSAQLGGHRLPVARVAQLGGQLLDGLARAHAERVIHRDIKPDNLFLAQERGEEVLKILDFSIAKDESQEGLTGDGDVLGTPHYLAPEQAMGRPVDARVDLWASGVVMYEMLTGALPFEGENFPQLVMGILTASPAPPSTHLPGLPSAVDDFFACALAKEPDERFQDARAMAAAMRHAFRDLNDRAGDSGERVVTTVDRVDMDDTIVDP from the coding sequence TTGGAACGCTTCGTTCGCTGTCGCCACTGCAACCTGCCACACGTCGCGTCCGTGCTGCGCTGTCCATTCACGGGGGACGTCGTCGACCCCCAGACCCGTCTCCCGGCGGGTGTGACCTGGAAGCCGTCGCGCGACGACCTCACAGGGACACTGCTCGAGGAACGCTATCTGCTCGGGAAGCGCATCGGCGATGGCGCCATGGGGTCGGTGTATCGGTCGGAGCACGTGCACCTCGGCACGACGGTGGCAGTGAAGGTGCTCCACTCACGCTTCGAGAGCGGGAGCGCGGCAGAGACCCGTTTCCTGCGTGAGGGGCAGTCGGCTGGACGCATCGAGCACCCCAATGTGGTGCGCATCTTCGACGTCGGGCGGCTGCCAGACGGAGCCCCGTACATCGTCATGGAGCACCTCACGGGGCAGGAGCTCAGCGCGCAGCTGGGTGGCCACCGCCTCCCGGTGGCGCGCGTCGCGCAGCTCGGTGGACAGCTGTTGGACGGCCTCGCGCGCGCCCACGCCGAGCGCGTCATCCATCGCGACATCAAGCCCGACAACCTCTTCCTGGCGCAGGAGCGCGGTGAGGAGGTGCTGAAGATCCTCGACTTCAGCATCGCCAAGGACGAGTCGCAGGAGGGGCTGACGGGGGATGGTGACGTGCTCGGGACCCCGCACTACCTCGCCCCCGAGCAGGCCATGGGCCGGCCCGTGGACGCGCGGGTCGACCTCTGGGCGTCGGGGGTCGTCATGTACGAGATGCTCACCGGCGCGCTGCCGTTCGAGGGCGAGAACTTCCCACAGCTGGTCATGGGCATCCTGACCGCTTCGCCAGCGCCGCCCTCGACGCACCTCCCCGGGCTGCCCTCTGCGGTCGACGACTTCTTCGCGTGTGCCCTCGCCAAGGAGCCCGACGAGCGCTTTCAAGACGCGCGGGCGATGGCCGCGGCGATGCGACATGCGTTCCGAGACCTGAACGACCGGGCGGGCGACTCCGGGGAACGCGTGGTGACGACGGTCGATCGCGTGGACATGGACGACACCATCGTCGACCCCTAG
- a CDS encoding DUF533 domain-containing protein — protein sequence MDTLRILELWAATAWADGHLHPNEAAALERRIEASPDLSRAELETARRLLSHPPDVSVDAVQALDAIAREGVYRAALGIVALDGVLHERERAFITRLRAALGLAEATLVAIEAEHGIAPAVA from the coding sequence ATGGACACGCTACGCATCCTCGAACTCTGGGCCGCGACCGCCTGGGCGGACGGCCACCTCCATCCCAACGAGGCCGCCGCCCTTGAGCGCCGCATCGAGGCCAGCCCCGACCTCAGCCGCGCCGAGCTCGAGACCGCGCGCCGCCTGCTGAGCCACCCGCCAGACGTGAGCGTCGACGCCGTCCAAGCCCTCGACGCCATCGCTCGCGAGGGCGTGTACCGGGCGGCGCTGGGCATCGTGGCCCTCGACGGCGTCCTGCACGAGCGTGAGCGCGCCTTCATCACGCGGTTGCGCGCCGCCCTCGGGTTGGCCGAGGCCACCTTGGTGGCCATCGAAGCGGAGCACGGCATCGCCCCCGCCGTGGCCTGA
- the npdG gene encoding NADPH-dependent F420 reductase, which produces MRIGLVGGTGREGTGLALRWARAGHDVFIGSRESERGVAKAAELASEHGITLSGGDNLAACAHGEVVIVTVPYAAHAPTFTAIRDAVAGKVVVDITVPLKPPKVRSVQLPPGSAAALESQAILGEGATVVAALHHISSEHLGDPAHEFDCDVLLCGEKVARETVAKLIEDLGLRAIEAGTLENAVALESITPVLLFINKKYGATAGLRITGMPA; this is translated from the coding sequence ATGCGTATTGGACTTGTGGGTGGAACCGGCCGCGAAGGCACCGGGTTGGCGCTGCGCTGGGCGCGCGCCGGGCACGACGTGTTCATCGGCTCGCGCGAGAGCGAGCGCGGCGTGGCCAAGGCGGCCGAGCTGGCGAGCGAGCACGGCATCACGCTCAGCGGCGGAGACAACCTCGCGGCCTGTGCCCACGGCGAGGTCGTCATCGTCACCGTGCCCTACGCCGCGCACGCGCCCACCTTCACCGCCATCCGTGACGCCGTCGCCGGCAAGGTCGTGGTGGACATCACCGTGCCCCTCAAGCCGCCCAAGGTGCGCAGCGTGCAGCTGCCCCCCGGCTCGGCTGCCGCGCTGGAGTCGCAGGCCATCCTGGGCGAGGGCGCCACCGTCGTCGCCGCGCTGCACCACATCAGCTCGGAGCACCTCGGCGACCCCGCGCACGAGTTCGACTGCGACGTGCTGCTGTGCGGCGAGAAGGTCGCGCGCGAGACGGTCGCGAAGCTGATCGAGGACCTGGGCCTGCGGGCCATCGAGGCGGGCACCCTGGAGAACGCGGTGGCCCTCGAGTCCATCACGCCCGTGCTGCTTTTCATCAACAAGAAGTACGGCGCCACGGCGGGCCTGCGCATCACGGGGATGCCCGCATGA
- the cofE gene encoding coenzyme F420-0:L-glutamate ligase, translating into MEPGAALEVGARVHFTALPGIPLVQSGDALAPLVRAALAAAELTLAPGDVLVVTSKLFSRSEGRFVDMSQVVPSDEARALALEVDKDPAQVELILRQSASISRKRPGVLVVRHRLGFISANAAIDMSNASPAHAPAGSGPWALLLPEDPDRSARNLLAELGAPGVGLIVSDSFGRPFRVGTVGVAVGVAGVPAVFDQRGRHDLHGRELQYTITALADQLAAAADLVAGQSDEARPVVHVRGLRFTPSETGAHELLRDPDVDLYA; encoded by the coding sequence ATGGAGCCCGGGGCGGCGCTCGAGGTCGGCGCTCGCGTCCACTTCACAGCCCTCCCGGGCATCCCGCTCGTGCAGAGCGGCGACGCGCTGGCGCCGCTCGTCCGTGCCGCGCTGGCTGCGGCAGAGCTCACGCTCGCGCCGGGTGACGTCCTGGTGGTCACGTCCAAGCTGTTCTCGCGCAGCGAGGGGCGCTTCGTGGACATGAGCCAGGTCGTCCCCTCGGACGAAGCGCGCGCGCTGGCGCTCGAGGTGGACAAGGACCCCGCGCAGGTCGAGCTCATCCTGCGCCAGTCCGCGAGCATCTCCCGCAAGCGGCCTGGCGTGCTCGTGGTGCGCCATCGCCTCGGCTTCATCTCGGCCAACGCCGCCATCGACATGAGCAACGCCTCGCCAGCGCACGCACCTGCGGGGTCGGGGCCGTGGGCCCTGCTGCTCCCGGAAGACCCCGACCGCAGCGCGCGCAACCTCCTGGCGGAGCTCGGCGCGCCTGGCGTGGGCTTGATCGTCAGCGACTCGTTCGGGCGCCCGTTCCGGGTCGGCACTGTCGGCGTGGCCGTGGGCGTCGCGGGGGTGCCCGCCGTGTTCGATCAGCGCGGCCGCCACGACCTCCACGGGCGCGAGCTGCAGTACACCATCACGGCGCTGGCGGATCAGCTGGCGGCCGCTGCGGATCTGGTCGCCGGCCAGAGCGACGAGGCCCGTCCGGTCGTCCACGTCCGTGGGCTGCGCTTCACCCCGAGCGAGACGGGCGCACACGAGCTGCTGCGCGACCCCGACGTGGACCTCTACGCATGA
- a CDS encoding 2-phospho-L-lactate transferase: MSSAPRVVALAGGVGGSRLAHGLARALPEGALTVIVNTGDDLTHLGLRICPDLDTLMYTLSGLGDRARGWGLRDETFRAMEMVARYGGPTWFALGDQDLGTHLVRTARLGEGATLTQVTAELCERVGVRTPLLPMSDGERRTFIETTDGERLPFQDWLVGRRAAPRVARVTREGDGHATDEVLRALDEADLVVLCPSNPFVSLDPILELPGVRERVAARRTVGLSPIVGGQAVKGPLGTMIPDLLGTPASASAIGIYYADLLRGLVVERGDAVNVTLPTLETATVMGDEVDRARLARELLDFAAALP; the protein is encoded by the coding sequence ATGAGCAGTGCCCCACGGGTCGTCGCGCTGGCGGGCGGCGTCGGTGGTTCGCGCCTCGCGCACGGGCTCGCGCGCGCGCTGCCCGAGGGCGCGCTCACGGTGATCGTCAACACGGGCGACGACCTGACGCACCTCGGGCTGCGCATCTGCCCTGACCTCGACACGCTCATGTACACGCTGTCGGGGTTGGGCGACCGCGCGCGCGGCTGGGGCCTACGTGACGAGACGTTCCGCGCCATGGAGATGGTCGCGCGCTACGGCGGGCCGACGTGGTTCGCGCTGGGGGACCAGGACCTCGGCACGCACCTGGTGCGCACGGCTCGCCTGGGCGAGGGCGCGACGCTCACGCAGGTCACGGCCGAGCTGTGCGAGCGCGTGGGCGTGCGTACGCCGCTCCTGCCGATGAGCGACGGCGAGCGTCGGACGTTCATCGAGACGACCGACGGGGAACGGCTCCCCTTCCAAGACTGGCTCGTGGGTCGCCGCGCGGCGCCGCGTGTCGCGCGCGTCACGCGTGAAGGGGACGGCCACGCGACCGACGAGGTCCTGCGCGCGCTCGACGAGGCCGACCTGGTGGTGTTGTGCCCCAGCAACCCCTTCGTGTCCCTAGACCCCATCCTCGAGCTACCGGGTGTCCGGGAGCGCGTGGCGGCACGCCGCACCGTCGGGCTGAGCCCCATCGTCGGCGGGCAAGCCGTCAAGGGCCCGCTCGGCACGATGATCCCGGACCTGCTCGGCACCCCGGCGAGCGCCAGCGCCATCGGCATCTACTACGCGGACCTGCTGCGTGGGCTGGTCGTAGAGCGCGGCGACGCGGTGAACGTCACGCTCCCCACGCTGGAGACCGCCACCGTCATGGGAGACGAGGTCGATCGAGCGCGCCTGGCGCGCGAGCTGCTCGACTTCGCGGCGGCCCTACCGTGA
- the cofC gene encoding 2-phospho-L-lactate guanylyltransferase, with protein sequence MRRHTAIVPVKGFAHAKSRLTETLTTSEREAFARHCFEHVLGLLEHHPGVDRVLVSSRDADVLALARTRGHVPLHDPVSASRLNEVIDAALTVAVEQGAEAALVLMCDLPLLRACDLDALFASDAELVLAPDGARAGTNALVVAPADLLPTCFGDARSFALHTARAKALGARTHVVHSEGLAGDVDTPADYAAYRARLSPPARG encoded by the coding sequence GTGAGACGACACACCGCCATCGTCCCGGTCAAGGGCTTCGCGCACGCCAAGTCGCGGCTCACCGAAACGCTGACCACGTCCGAGCGCGAGGCGTTCGCGCGCCACTGCTTCGAGCATGTGCTCGGGCTGCTGGAACACCACCCCGGTGTCGACCGCGTGCTCGTCAGCTCGCGCGACGCCGACGTGCTCGCGCTGGCCCGCACACGAGGCCACGTGCCGCTGCACGACCCCGTCTCCGCGAGCCGCCTGAACGAGGTGATCGACGCCGCGCTGACCGTCGCCGTAGAGCAGGGCGCGGAAGCCGCGCTGGTCCTCATGTGCGACCTGCCGCTGCTGCGTGCCTGCGACCTCGACGCACTCTTCGCCAGCGACGCGGAGCTGGTCTTGGCGCCAGACGGCGCACGGGCAGGCACCAACGCGCTGGTCGTGGCGCCCGCGGATCTGCTCCCGACGTGCTTCGGAGACGCGCGCAGCTTCGCGCTCCACACGGCCCGCGCCAAGGCCCTCGGCGCACGAACGCACGTCGTCCACTCCGAGGGCCTCGCGGGCGACGTCGACACGCCCGCCGACTACGCCGCGTACCGCGCGCGCCTCAGCCCTCCAGCGAGAGGATGA
- a CDS encoding helix-turn-helix transcriptional regulator, with the protein MSRSYLPENLQRLRHAAGLTQKSLALAANLPRATLASLEQGEANPRLDTLLAVAAALQVGLDELVAAPPRQRLYKVKTLDAREYRDDQGRYISRLLSPIASRGVQIQRVTLMPKCSAAGRPHPRGSQEFFVVFSGEATLVVDGDEVVVEAGSLVQFPGHLPHRYTNRGAVPAEGYSLIILSLEG; encoded by the coding sequence ATGAGTCGCAGCTACCTCCCCGAGAATCTCCAGCGCCTGCGGCACGCCGCGGGGCTGACCCAGAAGTCCTTGGCGCTGGCCGCCAACCTCCCGCGGGCGACCCTCGCGAGTCTGGAGCAGGGCGAAGCGAACCCACGCCTGGATACGTTGCTGGCCGTCGCCGCGGCACTTCAGGTCGGCCTCGACGAGCTGGTGGCGGCGCCGCCGCGACAGCGCCTCTACAAGGTGAAGACCTTGGACGCGCGCGAGTACCGCGACGACCAAGGACGCTACATCTCCAGGTTGCTGTCGCCCATCGCCTCGCGCGGCGTGCAGATCCAACGGGTGACGTTGATGCCGAAGTGCTCGGCCGCGGGGCGGCCCCACCCGCGCGGCTCGCAGGAGTTCTTCGTGGTGTTCTCGGGCGAGGCCACGCTCGTGGTGGACGGCGACGAGGTCGTGGTCGAGGCCGGGTCGCTGGTGCAGTTCCCGGGGCACCTGCCGCACCGCTACACCAACCGAGGGGCCGTGCCCGCGGAAGGCTACTCGCTGATCATCCTCTCGCTGGAGGGCTGA
- a CDS encoding superoxide dismutase [Fe] (SodB; iron binding; present under aerobic and anaerobic conditions; destroys free radicals): protein MAIELPALPWPKDGLAPHISEETLDYHHGKHHNAYVVNLNKLIPGTPHENQSLEEIVKSSSGGVFNNAAQVWNHTFYWNSMKPGGGGEPTGAIADAINASFGSYAAFREQFAAAAATQFGSGWAWLVKSGDTLEIVKTPNAETPLTTDKKPLLTIDVWEHAYYVDYRNARPKYIDTFLDSLVNWDFANANLAD, encoded by the coding sequence ATGGCTATCGAACTCCCCGCACTGCCCTGGCCCAAAGACGGTCTCGCGCCCCACATCAGCGAAGAGACCCTCGACTACCACCACGGCAAGCACCACAACGCCTACGTCGTGAACCTCAACAAGCTCATCCCGGGCACCCCGCACGAGAACCAGAGCCTCGAGGAGATCGTGAAGAGCTCGTCGGGCGGCGTCTTCAACAACGCCGCGCAGGTGTGGAACCACACCTTCTACTGGAACAGCATGAAGCCCGGCGGGGGCGGTGAGCCCACGGGCGCCATCGCGGACGCCATCAACGCCAGCTTCGGCAGCTACGCCGCGTTCCGCGAGCAGTTCGCGGCGGCCGCGGCCACGCAGTTCGGCTCGGGCTGGGCCTGGCTGGTCAAGAGCGGCGACACGCTCGAGATCGTGAAGACGCCGAACGCGGAGACCCCGCTCACCACCGACAAGAAGCCCCTGCTCACCATCGACGTGTGGGAGCACGCCTACTACGTCGACTACCGCAACGCGCGCCCCAAGTACATCGACACCTTCCTCGACTCCCTGGTGAACTGGGACTTCGCCAACGCGAACCTGGCCGACTGA
- a CDS encoding PilZ domain-containing protein — MQAQIERRAHAQRVPMDHGVVEVSFVEYGETAPADAVNIAEGGLSLRASILPEVGTEMRCSFPMPDGQSIEAECQVVWAQHSGPYAGEFGLRFTDLARLDEERIRDYVDAHRAHGEWQDSSAGGGSVDDSDPGYVDDSDPGYAARVADSYEPSPPTKHPAIPDTIRLFIDGVSSPVAAKVVQATNEALVVEQALPFLRLGTRIAAVEGGPKGSLVGVALRVVDGAPKLVLTVQFGGETEAVEQELELAIPEPVHSDVAYAKTELRSPLDTLPDVEDGEGDSAVDATPEEQAGAVLEDGHVSMALEDARHSSVPPARIVDARPSRSPSDMARAARAEVAFARPDDDDDEDDEDENVVVALGALAEDVSQSELDDLDELLSAPHVADREPMRPGRADTRDPASRGHAPAAADEVPDALGDSPVDRLSLLLRTRSQQLGARTAPLRARGRALLAGGLKGLLPALRLLWARTLQLAVTLRTKAKPTLRALGRRTQNTVAQLRGHQARRTTTSGRPLRRQQSRVGATVRPGAPRAQHETSAALDPQRARRRAIALSALAFSLVALTVWALVPSAEEPAEVDAPPTTARTPSEPLAAAPAPATDVAVSPYVAPAAPAPAPAAAVAAAPVPPGPTPGPLAEPTYPSLGDERPQAPGSVPGDSPYAEGGAEQAPMQEGRSFGADTVGNARRFEISMSQPVENVRGRAESNGFVVDIPGSLAMGGARTISRNHPSVARSHILNHGTYSTLTVEFVAGQSPAYRVSGRGATLQIEIAR; from the coding sequence ATGCAAGCACAGATCGAGCGCAGGGCGCACGCGCAACGCGTGCCGATGGATCACGGGGTGGTCGAGGTCTCCTTCGTGGAGTACGGCGAGACGGCCCCAGCCGACGCGGTGAACATCGCCGAAGGCGGGTTGTCGCTGCGCGCATCCATCCTCCCGGAGGTGGGCACGGAGATGCGCTGTTCCTTCCCCATGCCCGACGGGCAGTCCATCGAGGCGGAGTGCCAGGTCGTGTGGGCGCAACACAGCGGCCCCTACGCGGGGGAGTTCGGCCTCCGCTTCACGGACCTGGCGCGCCTCGACGAAGAGCGCATCCGCGACTACGTCGACGCCCACCGCGCGCACGGCGAGTGGCAAGACTCGAGCGCAGGAGGCGGGAGCGTCGACGACTCGGACCCAGGCTACGTCGACGACTCGGACCCGGGGTACGCGGCGCGCGTCGCAGACTCCTACGAGCCCTCACCGCCCACCAAGCACCCGGCCATCCCCGACACCATCCGCCTGTTCATCGATGGCGTCTCGAGCCCCGTGGCTGCGAAGGTGGTTCAAGCGACGAACGAAGCGCTCGTGGTGGAGCAGGCTCTCCCCTTCCTGCGCCTCGGCACACGCATCGCGGCGGTCGAGGGCGGCCCGAAGGGCTCGCTGGTGGGTGTCGCGCTGCGCGTGGTGGATGGAGCGCCGAAGCTGGTGCTGACCGTGCAGTTCGGCGGCGAGACGGAAGCGGTGGAGCAGGAGCTCGAACTCGCCATCCCCGAGCCCGTGCACAGCGACGTCGCCTACGCCAAGACCGAGCTACGCAGCCCGCTCGACACGTTGCCAGACGTGGAGGACGGCGAGGGCGACAGCGCCGTGGACGCGACCCCAGAGGAGCAGGCCGGAGCGGTCCTCGAGGACGGACACGTGAGCATGGCCCTCGAGGACGCCCGGCACTCTTCGGTGCCGCCCGCCCGCATCGTCGATGCGCGACCCTCCCGTAGTCCGTCCGACATGGCCCGCGCAGCGCGCGCCGAGGTGGCGTTCGCCCGGCCCGACGACGACGACGACGAGGACGACGAGGACGAGAACGTCGTCGTCGCGCTGGGCGCGCTGGCCGAGGACGTGAGCCAGAGCGAGCTAGACGACCTCGACGAGCTGCTGAGCGCTCCGCACGTCGCGGATCGCGAGCCGATGCGCCCCGGGCGGGCCGATACGCGCGACCCCGCTTCCCGCGGGCACGCGCCGGCCGCGGCCGACGAGGTGCCCGACGCGCTGGGAGACTCCCCGGTGGACCGCCTGTCGCTGCTGCTCCGGACGCGCTCGCAGCAGCTCGGCGCGCGAACCGCCCCGCTGCGCGCTCGAGGGCGCGCGCTCCTGGCTGGCGGCTTGAAGGGCCTGCTGCCGGCGCTGCGCCTTTTGTGGGCGCGCACGCTGCAGCTCGCGGTCACGCTGCGTACCAAAGCCAAGCCCACGTTGCGCGCGCTCGGCCGGCGCACTCAGAACACGGTCGCGCAGCTGCGTGGCCACCAAGCTCGACGCACCACGACCTCGGGCCGCCCGCTGCGACGCCAGCAGTCCCGCGTGGGGGCGACGGTGCGGCCCGGCGCCCCTCGAGCGCAGCACGAGACGAGCGCCGCGCTGGACCCGCAGCGCGCGCGTCGACGTGCGATCGCCCTGTCCGCGCTGGCGTTCTCGCTGGTAGCGCTCACCGTGTGGGCGCTCGTCCCCTCTGCCGAGGAGCCGGCCGAGGTCGACGCACCGCCCACCACCGCCAGGACCCCGAGTGAGCCACTGGCCGCCGCACCGGCCCCCGCGACGGACGTGGCCGTGTCCCCGTACGTCGCGCCCGCGGCGCCCGCCCCAGCGCCCGCCGCGGCGGTGGCAGCCGCCCCCGTCCCACCCGGACCCACTCCTGGTCCCCTCGCAGAGCCCACGTACCCCTCGCTGGGCGACGAGCGTCCCCAGGCGCCGGGCTCGGTGCCGGGCGACTCTCCATACGCAGAGGGCGGGGCTGAGCAGGCACCCATGCAGGAGGGCCGCTCCTTCGGCGCAGACACAGTCGGCAATGCCCGACGCTTCGAGATCAGCATGAGCCAGCCGGTCGAGAACGTGCGCGGCCGCGCGGAGAGCAACGGCTTCGTGGTCGACATCCCGGGCTCGCTCGCGATGGGTGGCGCACGGACGATCAGCCGCAACCATCCGTCCGTCGCGCGTAGCCACATCCTGAATCACGGCACGTACTCGACCCTCACCGTCGAGTTCGTCGCCGGCCAGTCGCCCGCCTACCGCGTGAGCGGTCGGGGCGCGACGCTGCAGATCGAGATCGCGCGCTGA
- a CDS encoding PAS domain S-box protein, translating to MNPSPVPYVLDHDLDRRALVVRALGTGVRAVGSVTELLEAAAAGQIGPVVVAADSALVSAAREALRPRVPLLVWLPEDTQDDPAQWLAHGADDVLLAPLAPAQCQARLRVAEAGRGARLALVEAATDAETLLELTQRLTSSLDFRDILFSVVRRVARAIGSARISIVLAPDTEGSDIDEKGYVMVASDDETLTNLAIDLADYPEIREVLRRREPLTIDDVRTHPVLAGVNVSQDLGAMVLIPIVWETQAIGVFFLRLETPHRVLQPREMRYCQAVANATAVALRNARVMQSLRDHTQEVTFARFEAERRLAGLERYAELFASAAEGIAVLAEDGSLLFANPRAHEMLGYSADEMKGLLIKGLVSETERERTRALWDGFAAGVYPRGADIRFVRKDGNEVILNCSFAALAIGDAKVLVSCQDVTVQRQTEAELIKTMEFLESLIDASVDGIVAGDMEGNIVLFNPSAERIYGYRAADVVGRMNLADLYDGEGWTLVRERLMSDGYGGFGRLVPTRVDAKGVKGEQIPIQISAALIFERGEPVATFGIFTDLRERLRTQQRLAEVHQKLEHTERQAVLAELAGTAAHELNQPLTSIMAYAELLERKLVPGSAEHRAAGTMVSEAQRMADIVRKIGRVTKYETRSYVGDQKILDLDRASARGSSPGDE from the coding sequence ATGAACCCCTCCCCTGTACCCTACGTGCTGGACCACGACCTGGACCGGCGCGCGCTCGTCGTACGTGCCCTCGGGACCGGCGTGCGAGCCGTGGGGAGCGTGACGGAGCTGCTGGAGGCCGCCGCCGCGGGGCAGATCGGGCCTGTCGTCGTGGCCGCGGACAGCGCGCTCGTGAGCGCGGCGAGGGAGGCGCTGCGGCCCCGAGTACCTCTGCTCGTGTGGCTCCCCGAGGACACGCAGGACGACCCCGCGCAGTGGCTGGCGCACGGCGCGGATGACGTGCTCCTCGCTCCCCTCGCGCCCGCTCAGTGCCAGGCCCGCCTGCGCGTGGCCGAGGCAGGGCGCGGCGCCCGCCTGGCCCTCGTCGAGGCCGCGACCGACGCGGAGACCTTGCTCGAGCTGACCCAGCGCCTCACGTCGTCGCTGGACTTCCGCGACATCTTGTTCTCGGTGGTGCGACGCGTCGCGCGCGCCATCGGCTCGGCCCGTATCTCCATCGTGCTCGCGCCAGACACCGAGGGGTCGGACATCGACGAGAAGGGGTACGTCATGGTGGCGAGCGACGACGAGACGCTCACCAACCTCGCCATCGACTTGGCCGACTACCCCGAGATTCGAGAGGTCTTGCGGCGCCGCGAGCCGCTGACCATCGACGACGTCAGGACCCATCCCGTCCTCGCGGGAGTCAACGTGTCGCAGGACCTAGGCGCCATGGTGCTCATTCCCATCGTGTGGGAGACGCAGGCCATTGGCGTGTTCTTCCTGCGGCTCGAGACCCCTCACCGTGTGCTGCAGCCACGCGAGATGCGGTACTGCCAGGCCGTCGCCAACGCCACCGCGGTCGCGCTGCGCAACGCGCGCGTGATGCAGTCGCTGCGTGATCACACTCAGGAGGTCACGTTCGCGCGCTTCGAGGCCGAGCGTCGGCTCGCGGGGCTCGAGCGCTACGCGGAGCTGTTCGCGTCGGCGGCCGAGGGGATCGCCGTGCTGGCGGAGGACGGGTCGCTCTTGTTCGCGAACCCTCGCGCGCACGAGATGCTGGGCTACTCCGCGGACGAGATGAAGGGGCTGCTCATCAAGGGTCTCGTCAGCGAGACCGAGCGGGAGCGCACTCGGGCGCTGTGGGACGGCTTCGCGGCGGGCGTGTACCCGCGTGGCGCGGACATCCGCTTCGTGCGCAAGGACGGCAACGAAGTCATCCTCAACTGCTCGTTCGCGGCTCTCGCCATCGGCGACGCCAAGGTGCTGGTGTCCTGTCAGGACGTGACGGTGCAGCGGCAGACCGAGGCGGAGCTCATCAAGACGATGGAGTTCCTCGAGTCGCTGATCGACGCGAGCGTGGACGGCATCGTGGCCGGGGACATGGAGGGCAACATCGTGCTCTTCAACCCCAGCGCCGAGCGCATCTATGGCTACCGAGCAGCCGACGTCGTGGGTCGCATGAACCTCGCCGACCTCTACGACGGTGAGGGGTGGACGCTGGTACGGGAGCGGCTGATGTCCGACGGCTACGGCGGGTTTGGCCGCCTCGTGCCCACGCGCGTGGACGCGAAGGGGGTGAAGGGGGAGCAGATCCCCATCCAGATCTCCGCCGCGCTCATCTTCGAGCGCGGAGAGCCGGTGGCGACGTTCGGCATCTTCACCGACCTGCGCGAGCGGCTCCGCACGCAGCAGCGCTTGGCCGAGGTGCATCAGAAGCTCGAGCACACGGAGCGGCAGGCCGTGCTGGCCGAGCTGGCAGGGACGGCGGCGCACGAGCTGAACCAGCCTCTGACGAGCATCATGGCGTACGCCGAGCTACTGGAGCGCAAGTTGGTGCCCGGGTCGGCGGAGCATCGCGCGGCGGGCACGATGGTCAGCGAGGCTCAGCGCATGGCGGACATCGTGCGCAAGATCGGGCGCGTGACCAAGTACGAGACGCGCAGCTACGTCGGTGACCAGAAGATCCTCGACCTGGACCGTGCGTCGGCCCGCGGCTCGAGCCCCGGCGACGAGTAG